A part of Perognathus longimembris pacificus isolate PPM17 chromosome 16, ASM2315922v1, whole genome shotgun sequence genomic DNA contains:
- the Drd5 gene encoding D(1B) dopamine receptor, translating to MLPPGRNGTASWAHPGQQQRQRQQQRLAAGGPPRGSAWPGPGPVVTAGLLSLLVVWALLGNLLVCAAVVRSRPLRARVTHVFIASLAASDLLVALLVMPWKAVAEVAGYWPFGAFCDVWVAFDIMCSTASILNLCLISLDRYWAISRPFRYERAMTPRVAGALVGLAWALAVLISFVPVQLNWHRGQAGSGAGPDLPPNGTTPWAGAGEPSGGAGARDCDSSLNRAYAISSSLVSFYIPVAVMLVTYAHIYRIAQAQARRIASLERAAGRARGLGPALQKETKVLKTLAVILGVFVGCWLPFFVLNCMVPFCNRRRPPGGGRAPGLPCVSETTFDVFVWFGWANSSLNPVIYAFNADFRKVFAQLLGCGRLCARTRVETVRIGSQRLSHRGDAGCPPGETAAASVHPNAVAPGDREVDSEEGEGEEGEEGEGEEQSPFHHESQMAQRSPEGQPVAESVWELDCEGEIPGGKRTPRTPNGFHQTA from the coding sequence ATGCTGCCGCCAGGGCGCAATGGCACCGCGTCCTGGGCGCACCCggggcagcagcagcggcagcggcagcagcagcggctGGCGGCCGGGGGCCCCCCGCGGGGCTCGGCGtggccggggcccgggccggtGGTCACCGCGGGCCTCCTGAGCCTCCTCGTCGTCTGGGCCCTGCTGGGCAACCTGCTGGTGTGCGCGGCCGTCGTGCGCAGCCGCCCGCTGCGCGCCAGGGTGACCCACGTGTTCATCGCGTCCCTGGCGGCGTCCGACCTCCTGGTGGCGCTGCTGGTCATGCCCTGGAAGGCGGTGGCCGAGGTGGCCGGCTACTGGCCCTTCGGGGCGTTCTGCGACGTCTGGGTGGCCTTCGACATCATGTGCTCCACGGCCTCCATCCTGAACCTGTGCCTCATCAGCCTGGACCGCTACTGGGCCATCTCCAGGCCCTTCCGCTACGAGCGCGCCATGACCCCGCGCGTCGCCGGGGCCCTGGtgggcctggcctgggccctGGCCGTCCTCATCTCCTTCGTCCCGGTGCAGCTCAACTGGCACCGGGGCCAGGCCGGCTCCGGGGCCGGGCCGGACCTTCCGCCCAACGGCACGACGCCGTGGGCGGGAGCCGGGGAGCcgtccgggggggcgggggcgcgggacTGTGACTCCAGCCTGAACCGCGCCTACGCCATCTCCTCCTCGCTCGTCAGCTTCTACATCCCCGTGGCGGTCATGCTGGTGACCTACGCGCACATCTACCGCATCGCGCAGGCGCAGGCCCGCAGGATCGCCTCGCTGGagagggcggcggggcgcgcgcgcggCCTGGGCCCCGCCCTCCAGAAGGAGACCAAGGTCCTCAAGACCCTGGCGGTGATCCTGGGCGTCTTCGTGGGCTGCTGGCTGCCCTTCTTCGTCCTCAACTGCATGGTCCCCTTCTGCAACCGCAGACGCCCCCCCGGGGGCGGCCGCGCCCCCGGCTTGCCCTGCGTCAGCGAGACCACCTTCGACGTCTTCGTCTGGTTCGGCTGGGCCAACTCGTCGCTCAACCCCGTCATCTACGCCTTCAACGCCGACTTCCGCAAGGTGTTTGCGCAGCTGCTGGGCTGCGGCCGCCTCTGCGCCCGCACCCGCGTGGAGACCGTGCGCATCGGCAGCCAGCGCCTCTCCCACCGCGGGGACGCCGGCTGCCCCCCCGGGGAGACCGCGGCCGCCTCCGTGCACCCCAACGCGGTGGCCCCCGGCGACAGGGAGGTGGACagcgaggagggggagggggaggagggggaggagggggagggggaggaacagaGTCCTTTCCATCACGAGTCCCAGATGGCTCAGAGGTCCCCAGAGGGCCAGCCCGTGGCTGAGTCTGTCTGGGAACTGGACTGCGAAGGGGAGATTCCAGGAGGCAAAAGAACGCCCCGGACCCCAAATGGGTTCCATCAGACTGCGTAA